AGCGACGGCCGCTTCCGTGGTCCGTGGTTCACGCCCCGACGCaaccgacgcgggcgagacatccgcggcgggatcgttCGGgtgcgacgtgcgcggcgccgggggccaCCGCAGGCGAGGAGGACCCCGCAACAATCTCATCGGGGCGACCGGTTCCGCCccgtccttcgcggcggacgctTCGGCGTTGCgggcgttcgtcgcgtcctcgccgcggctctgcGTCAACATCAGCGCGACGTGGTGCGCGCCGTGCGTCAGGTTCCATCCGAAGTTCGCGGACATGAGCGCGGCGTTTCCCGACGTCGCATTCTTAACCGTCGACATAGacaacctcgacgacgacgtcttggacgagctcgacgtggaGACGATTCCCACGTTTCTGCTGATGAGAGGCGGGCGGGAGGTGACGCGGGTGGTTGGGGTGGCGCATAAGAGGCCGGCGaggcccctcgcggcggccataCGGCGGCACCTCTGCTcgtgaggcggcggcgtcgaccgagCGTCGGGCTTAGCTTATAAGGTAGACTTAGTTTCAGGGTGTCGCAAGCTTAGCTTTAGAGTATCAGAGCGATCCCTGGGTGACGTTGTAGGCCCCGACGAGGGGCAAACCCGGCCCCTCCACccccgccgtcaccgccgccgccgccaacgcctccTGGTaatcccgcgccgccgcgatgttACGCGCGTTTGCGCACAGGTCCGTGGACCTCTTCGAATCCGCCTCCCACCGCATGGCGACGTCGTACACCGTCCGCGGGCTCAAGGTTCCGAGCGCCAGGGACCCGCCGAACAGCCTGAAGAAGGCGCTGAGCTTGTTCTCCAGCACTCGCTCGTACATCTTCCGAAACTCCTTGTTGGAGGTGGCGGTGTAAAAGTCGAGAAAACCCGCGAAGTTCGCCAGCGTCTCCGCCTCGCCCCCGGGCATTCGGAAGGGCACGGGCGGGATGGacacctccgcctcctccgcggcgagcgccagcaTGCGCTCCTCGCTGAACATCACGAAGGCGTTGTCGGTTCGCGCCCGTCCTTTCCTTCGTTTCGCGAGCTCCGgatcgtcgagcgcggcgcgcgcggcggcgacggcctcgtcgtACCTGCGAGAGTACAAGCGCCTTCGCGTCAGAGAAATAGCCAAAAAAAGCCAAAAAAAACCGTGAACCGTCGTGAAACTCACCTCTCGTCCTCTTCCCTGTCCGGCAAcctcgcccacgcgcgcgtggagtcCAGCTCGGGCATCGCCCCGACGAACGGGTCCTCCAACTCGCTCCCGCGGGTCTTGTACCCCGCCAGCCTTtgcggcgggggcagcggcggagcgacggcgccccgaGCCGCGATGTACTCATTCTCGGTGGCCCACGGCGCGACTCTCGCGCCCCTCTCGTTCCTCGCCTCCGTGGTCAGGTAggcctcctccgtcgccctcacggcgtccgcgcactCGCGCAGGGGCGCGGACCACTCGTGGATCGattcgacgcccgcgccgcgcgccgcggccagcGCCGCTCGATGCGTCGACATCCTGGACCACTCGAGCTCTCGCCTGCACGACAGCGAGGACGCCCCGGTCTCTttcgcgatgcgctcgacgtgcgtcgcgggTGATCCGACCCTGAcgacgaggtccgcgccgcggtccctcagggcgacgcggagttCGCGGACGGCCTCGTGGACCAGCCTCTGGAACGCCGGGGTGGTgttcgcagcctcctcggggtCGAAGACGAACAACGGGACGATCGGGACCGACGGCGggaggagggaggcggcgtggAGGCCCGGGtggtcgtggacgcggaggtcgccgacgcggatccAGACGATGTGCGCGCCGGTGTGCgtgggcgcggaggcggcgacgaccggcCGGGAtccggacgacgcgatcaCCGATCGGCGCGCATCTCCTCTCCGGGATGGTGATAACTTCCGATGAGGCGCGGAGAGtgcgtctcgccgccgcgagccgcgcgcgtctcggccCCGaatcgcgaccgcgcgagtcggcgcgatggagcgGCAGCACGCGGACGATGCCATGACGCGATCGAGGATACCCAACGGATCGCCAGGACGCCCTGTTGTGAGCGTTTGACGCTTCCGATGGTTCGGACGAGAACTTATCGGAAGAGGGTGAAGTCACAAGCCGAAAACAGAGTTTCGCAGcgaggcgacgaggcgccAGAGCGCCAGGCACGGCGTCACCGACCCATCGAGGTAGGTATAATCCGGCGGAtgatgagcgccgcgacgagggtttgcacggtggcgtcgcacgcgtcgcgtctccgccgcgagaagatgcggggcggggcgagaCCGACGCGCCACGTCGTCACCGGATCTCGTCTCTCGCACCGAgaggtggcgtcggcgtcgtccgggaACGACGGCTCCGGGGGTGGCGAAGACGAAGAAGACGCGGTACCCGAGCGATACCGCGAGAGGAGCGATTCAAACCGATGGATGAAAGCCGGGTCCATGGGAAGCAGGTACGCCAGGTCCGACGTGGAGGTCACCTGGGGGATGATTGGGGTCGCGGCATTCCTCGCCGTGTTGTccacgggcgcggtggggtGGCTGGTGCTGACCGCGCCTTCCGCGAATAGCCCACAGTACAGGAGGTccgacgggctcgacgacgtcgtgctcggtctggtggaggaggagccggcgAAAGCGGACCCTTACGGGCAGGTCTGAGCCTGGCTACTAGCTAGACAGATAAGATGCGCGCGCCATTCTCGTTCGGGGGCGTTCGTAAGAAAACCGACCCCGTGTTGTAACATCAATGTCATCAACGTTTCGTTTTCACGTCATCGAACGCTAGTCTCGCGCCTTTCGAGCTGGCGCGGTTTTCCCCAGCAGCTGCTGCAGCCCGACGGtcagcccgtcgccgcctctcCCGCCTCTCCCGCCTCTCCCGCcaccccccccgccgccgccgccgccgccccccgtcTTCACCGCCACCTTCATGTTGTTGAACCTGGGTATGATGGAACCGACGCCCGagtcctccgcctccgccgccgcgagcaccagCCGCTTCATctccgcgcgttccctctcctccgccgcgcgcttctccgccgccgcggcgacgaagccggcgtccgcgggcacggcgagctccttgggCGCGCCCCGCTTTGTCAGCATCCGAAACGCAACCGTCCCGCcggatggaggaggaggtccgGGCGGGCCTGGCTCCCTGACGTTCAGCGGGTTGGTGGCCGGCTtgtccgcggccgccgccgccgcggaggacgccttgacgcccgcgccgaggaagcgGGACATCTCCCGGTCGAaatcgagctcgtcctcgcgggaAACGCgcggtcgctcgcggcgggcgcggtcctCTTGCTCGGGTTCCACGGCGGATGGgtcaccgccgacgtcgccgtgctcctcctcctcctcctcctcctcctcttcgtcgtcctcctcctcctcgtcgtcgtccgcgagctcgtcggcttCGCTCTCGCTCTCGCTGGattcgtcgtcctccccgtcggtctcgtcgtcgtcgtcctcgtcctcctcggcgatgccCTCGAGGCTGACGTCCTCGtgccgcgcccccgccgcggcgccggctgcGCCTTTGACCGCCTTTGCCtttcgcgcctcctcctcttcccaccgcgcgcactccgccgaggcggactGGTAATCCGCGTGGGGTTCGAGCTTGGGCCGGAACGCCAGCAACGTCTCTCGCACGTCGTGGGCAACCTCCAGGGAGAGATCCTTGGCCAGGGCGTACCTCTGGAAAAACGCGAGGAACCTGTCGAGGGTCTTCTTGGGGGGCCCGGATGCGCCGAAAGCCTTCCCGCACGTCTCCAGAAGCTGGCACACCAGCCGCACGCGGATCGTGTCCCCCGCGGGATCCAGCGGATCGGACGCCGAGTCCcggaacgcggcggagtgTCCGAAGGATATCAGCAGGTACAGCTGCGAGAAGATGGTAGTGGTGTTGACCACCTTGGCCTTGTACatctcgccgaggagccgcgccgccgccagccgccgcTGGTGCATCCACGGCGCGTTCGTCTCCAAACCGAACCGAATCTCCTCGAGCAACGAATCGATCGTCCGAACCCCGAACGACGGCTTTcccttggcgagcgcggcgacgagttgCGCgatccacggcgacgcgccgtaCCGGTTCTTGTGCGACTTTAACAGCGTCCTGACCACGTATCGCTCGTGCGTCGCCCACGGAAGCTTGCGAAGCTGCCTGTTCACCTGCGGCAGCGTCTTCTCGTCCAACACGCGAAACACGAGGTGACGGACGTACTCGTGCGTCGGGGGGCGGCGTTTGGTCCGTCGCGAACGGGCTCGCTCCGACTTTGGCCGGCAactcgcgtgcgccgcgtcgatccgaGCGATTTGCCGAGAATCCAACCCCTTCGTGGAGCCCTTCAGACGCACGAAGACGTCCAGGATGGCTGccatgcgcgccgccgtctccggtAGCCTGGCCAGGAAGCTCCCGCAGGTCTCGATGAGGGTGCACGCCACGTCGACGTTCTGTCCCCCGAATCGCTCGAGAAGCCACCGGATAGCCTCGAAAGCCTCGGGGGCGGTGACCATCCGAAActtgacgagctcgccgaggaaccTGGCGTTCTTGAGCCTGTGCTCGAACGTCGGCACGTCCCCGCGACCTTCTCTGGAGAGCACCCAGAACTCCTCGCGGATCGCGTGCGACACCGGGCCTCGGATGTCGGCGACGAAAACCTGCCCGAGCGCAGCCGCTATCCTCGCGTAGTGCGGAATCTTgtgaacgtcgccgcggggaacCGAGACGAGCTCctgcaccgcgcggcgcctcgtGGACGGCGTGGCGTTGACATAGCACAggtcgacggcgaacgcatccgcgtcgtccttcaTGACGCAGCCGGGGAGCCTGGacatgagcgcgtcgacctTCTGCGCGTGGTCCtttccgacggcggcgtcagcctcggcgtcggatTTTTCCTTTTCGAGCTTTCGACtgttcgacgacgcgtcagcctcggcgtccccgtcccctccagcgtcctcgtcccctccagcgcgcccgccctcctccttgggGAGCAACACGGCCGGCACGGTGGCGCGGAGGTCGGGGAGATCCTCGTAGAAGATCTtctgctcctcgtcgtcccacAGCGCGCGCCAGTCCCCGGGACCCACGTCCACGCCCCGCTGCAGCTCAACCTCGCCCCTGTCCTTCTCCCGTTCCTTCTCGACGTACTCCGGCAGCGTCGGGTATCGTTCGCGAaggtcctcggcgagggatgTCACGTTCTTGTGAAGGAAATCGCGCGTgcgcttcgcgtcggcgtacgcCTCAGAGTCCGCCGCAGGCAGCTCCCCCGTTCGCTCCAGACGCCTCGCGTTGCTTCGCTCAATCTCGCACAAACTCCGatgggcgtcgacgagcgcgtcgcacgaCCTCGCGTAAAAACCCGCGAGGCACGAGCGAAACGCCGCCTGCTGCTCGGGCTTGAGCCtgtacgacgacgcgccaGGCTCGGAGTCGCCAGCCTTTTCCGGCGACGTTTCCGATtgttcgacgccgaggtaTTCCTCGCCGTACACCCTCGCAAACTGCGCCAGGGTCGTGAGGGAATGCGCGtacgcgtccgggtcgtcgacCAACGACTCGACCTTGGCCAGCTCCGCAACGCACTTGTGGAgcgaccccgcgctcggcaccACCCCGACGAGGTGAAGCTCCGCGAGCAGCCGGAGCTTGAGCCTTCGCTGGAGCGGCGTGACAACCTCGGCAGCGTCCagtccggcggcggtcgccgcctccttggcggcgagcgcggcggccgcggacggcgcgaaaGCCTTCGCGTTCGGGCACACGAACCTCGGGAGGGattcggcgagcgcgggggcgaagtCTTCGTACATCGCGTGCAGCTTGGACaccacgtccaccgcggctgaGATGTCGGATGATTTGAGCTTGCCCTCGACGGtggccgcgaccgcctcggtGACGTACTTGCGCATGTTCACCTTACCCAGCTCGTCCAGGAGCGATGCCCTGGCCTCCTCGGTGATCTTCGTGAGCTTGCGGGTGAGCGCCGTGCACTTCTTGATGGAGGAGTCGAGCCTCTTcaggtcggcgtcggtgggccgcgacggggagatgttggccgcgcggagctcgacgcgcgcgcggcgcagcctgcggagctcctcggcgcgctgcttggcctcggcctcttccctcgcgatgcgctcggcctcggccctggcgcgctcctcctcctccaggcGCTTGCGTcggcgctcagcctcggccgcgcgctcgcgcgcgagggcctcctcggcgagcttggcggcagcgcgcgcggcgacgctgccATCGTCGCCCTTTTTCGATGACcccttgccgccgcggccgccctgCTGCGATCCCTTCTTCTTATCGCCCctgccaccgccgccaccgccgccaccgctctggccgcctccgcggcctcCGCCCTTGGGAGGCATTGTGCCCCGTCGTGTGTGATCGTCGGCATCCTTCGGAACTTGGCAAAGCaccgccgggcggcgcgatcgagtcGGATGCGTACGGGGCTGTGGTGAGGTTAGAACGAATTACGCCTCGAACGTACGGGCAAACAGTTAAGAAGCGGACGAATGCCCAACTTCTATTTGGGTTTTTCAGATTTTCCAGGCCAGCCAATCAGATCGCAATCCGAGCCATGACGCAATCCGACTGCCAAACAGGCCGTGGCTTCGAACGAGGCTGTTGGATCGCCCAACCGGGAACGCATACACGCACTCGCGCCAGCCGCACCCGCCCCGAAAACCGGAACCGTCCCACGAACGAGATGGTCGCCATGctctccacctccgccttcgtcggccagcgcgtcgtcgccgcgaagaccGCCGCCAAGGTGAGACCACCGATCTCGCCCGAGGAAAATTTAACCTTCCCGATGGTTGGTGGCAAGTCAGCATCCAacggggcgcgccgaccgatgggcccgcgcgcggggtcgcgtcacctccgcgcgggacccgcgcgggtccatcgcgcgcggtaTCACGCCCCGAACGACCCGCGGCTCATCCCCCCCGGCCTCCGAACCGCGGCCCAGTCGCGCGATCGGCAACCCCCGCGGACCGCGCCTCCCGTCCCAACCGCCAACCCCCGATCGGGGCATCCTTCACCCGAAATCCAACGATCCCCCTCGCCGACTccgaacccgtcgccgcgacgctgacCGATCCCCCATCCCCGCGAAATGCGACAGCCCCGCAAGGTGGCGTGCAAGGTCGtctccgcgcacgccgagcCCCGGCagatcgcgctcgccggagtcgccgccgcagccgtcgtcctcgacgcgaccgcttcgctcgccgcgccctccgcttCCATGGACGCATCCGCGCTCTACAAGAAGGTGGAGCCCGAGCGCACCGCCAAGAGCCGCTTCGACGGCACCGAGGTGGCCAAGCTGAAGGCCAACGGCGGCaagaccgcgcccgcgcccaaggcggcggcctccgcctccaagcccgcgaccgcctccaagcccgcgcccgcctccaaGTCGGCGCCCGCCAAGAAGAAATCCTCCAAGAAGACGGATTCGCAGGCGtcctccggcggcgcgctcgccgcggtggtcgccctcggcggcctcttcgccgccaacgccacccgcggcggcgactcttcctcctcttcctcttccGGTTCCTCCGGTTCCTCCAGCGGCGGCAagtccgacgccgcggccaacgccgccgaggcgcaaAAGTGGATCGACAGCTGGAAGGGATcttccccggcgcccgcagccggcgccggcgcggacaccCCCGagggccgcgccgccgaggcccagGCGTGGATCGACGCCTGGAAGGCCAAGCAGTAAACACAGAGGTATCATCAGCGAAAACACCGTAAACTTACGTATAAATATATCAACCATTAGGCTCAAAACGCCGTCACacaccgcgctcgctcggGCTCGAGTCGATTCGGTCACTTGGCCTCCGCGACAACCTCCGGGGTGAGCACCTTGAGCCCGCCCATGAACGGCTGGAGCGGCTCCGGCACGTTCACGCTCCCGTCCTCGTTCTGGAAGTTCTCCAAGATCGTGATGATCATCCTCGgcaccgcgcacgccgtcgcgttgAGGGTGTGGCAGTGCGCCAGCGGCTGCTTCTTCCCATCCACCGCGTTTGGCCTGTACTTGATGTTCAGCCGCCTGGCCTGGTAATCCGTGCAGTTactcgcggaggagatctCGCCGTACCTCTCCAGCGCCGGCATCCACGCCTCGATGTCGAACTTGCGGTACGCGGGGGCGCCCAGGTCCTCGCTGCTCATGTCCAGAACCTTAAAGTGGAAACCCAGCTCGCGATacatctcctcctcgatgccgatgagctcgtcgtgcAGCTCGTCCGACTGCTCCGGGGTGGAGACCACGAACATCTCAACCTTGGAGAACTGATGGAGTCGGTACATGCCGCGCGTGgacgctcccgcggcgccagcctcggTGCGAAAGCAGTGCGAGAAGGCCGCCATCTTGATCGGGAGCTGCTTTTCGTCGACCACCTCGTCCATGtacacgccgccgagcaagatctccgcggtgcccgccAGGCACAGCTCGGAGGACTCGATGTTGTACACCTGGGTGTTCTCCGCCCTGGGCTGGAACCCGCACTTCTCCATGGTGCTCTGCCTGACCAGGTCGGGCACCACCATGGGCTTGAAACCCTTGCTCACCACCTTCTGCATGGCCCAGTTGATCAGCGCCAGCTCGAGCatggctccggctccggtgAGGTAGACGAACCGAGATCCGCAAACCTTGGAGCCGGTGCCAAAGTCGAACATGCCGAGCCTCTCGCCGATGTCCACGTGGTTGGCCACCTCGAAGGAGAAGTCGCGCTTGGCGCCCACCTCGCGCCTGAGCACCGccatctcctcgccgccgatgggcACGTCCGGGTGCGTGTCGTTGGGGATCTTCTGTCCCTCGATCTGGAGCTCAACCTCGAGGGCGTTGAGATCGccctcgatggcggcgagctggtccttgagcgccttgccctcctccacgagcgcggcccTGACGTCCGCCTCCATCTTACCCTTCATGCTCTTGGCGTTGGCGTTGCGCTTCTCGCGGATCTCGTCGCACTCCCTGTTCAGCGCCTGGTAGCGTTCGTAGGTGGAGACcaccttggcgacgtcgcagggcgccgcgcgcttgtcGGCGTTGGCCTGGATCGCGTCGGGGTTCTCC
The genomic region above belongs to Micromonas commoda chromosome 4, complete sequence and contains:
- a CDS encoding predicted protein, translating into MDVPWWEATAASVVRGSRPDATDAGETSAAGSFGCDVRGAGGHRRRGGPRNNLIGATGSAPSFAADASALRAFVASSPRLCVNISATWCAPCVRFHPKFADMSAAFPDVAFLTVDIDNLDDDVLDELDVETIPTFLLMRGGREVTRVVGVAHKRPARPLAAAIRRHLCS
- a CDS encoding predicted protein; the encoded protein is MASSACCRSIAPTRAVAIRGRDARGSRRRDALSAPHRKLSPSRRGDARRSVIASSGSRPVVAASAPTHTGAHIVWIRVGDLRVHDHPGLHAASLLPPSVPIVPLFVFDPEEAANTTPAFQRLVHEAVRELRVALRDRGADLVVRVGSPATHVERIAKETGASSLSCRRELEWSRMSTHRAALAAARGAGVESIHEWSAPLRECADAVRATEEAYLTTEARNERGARVAPWATENEYIAARGAVAPPLPPPQRLAGYKTRGSELEDPFVGAMPELDSTRAWARLPDREEDERYDEAVAAARAALDDPELAKRRKGRARTDNAFVMFSEERMLALAAEEAEVSIPPVPFRMPGGEAETLANFAGFLDFYTATSNKEFRKMYERVLENKLSAFFRLFGGSLALGTLSPRTVYDVAMRWEADSKRSTDLCANARNIAAARDYQEALAAAAVTAGVEGPGLPLVGAYNVTQGSL
- a CDS encoding hypothetical protein (putative uncharacterized protein), with the protein product MSAATRVCTVASHASRLRREKMRGGARPTRHVVTGSRLSHREVASASSGNDGSGGGEDEEDAVPERYRERSDSNRWMKAGSMGSRYARSDVEVTWGMIGVAAFLAVLSTGAVGWLVLTAPSANSPQYRRSDGLDDVVLGLVEEEPAKADPYGQV
- a CDS encoding predicted protein yields the protein MPPKGGGRGGGQSGGGGGGGGRGDKKKGSQQGGRGGKGSSKKGDDGSVAARAAAKLAEEALARERAAEAERRRKRLEEEERARAEAERIAREEAEAKQRAEELRRLRRARVELRAANISPSRPTDADLKRLDSSIKKCTALTRKLTKITEEARASLLDELGKVNMRKYVTEAVAATVEGKLKSSDISAAVDVVSKLHAMYEDFAPALAESLPRFVCPNAKAFAPSAAAALAAKEAATAAGLDAAEVVTPLQRRLKLRLLAELHLVGVVPSAGSLHKCVAELAKVESLVDDPDAYAHSLTTLAQFARVYGEEYLGVEQSETSPEKAGDSEPGASSYRLKPEQQAAFRSCLAGFYARSCDALVDAHRSLCEIERSNARRLERTGELPAADSEAYADAKRTRDFLHKNVTSLAEDLRERYPTLPEYVEKEREKDRGEVELQRGVDVGPGDWRALWDDEEQKIFYEDLPDLRATVPAVLLPKEEGGRAGGDEDAGGDGDAEADASSNSRKLEKEKSDAEADAAVGKDHAQKVDALMSRLPGCVMKDDADAFAVDLCYVNATPSTRRRAVQELVSVPRGDVHKIPHYARIAAALGQVFVADIRGPVSHAIREEFWVLSREGRGDVPTFEHRLKNARFLGELVKFRMVTAPEAFEAIRWLLERFGGQNVDVACTLIETCGSFLARLPETAARMAAILDVFVRLKGSTKGLDSRQIARIDAAHASCRPKSERARSRRTKRRPPTHEYVRHLVFRVLDEKTLPQVNRQLRKLPWATHERYVVRTLLKSHKNRYGASPWIAQLVAALAKGKPSFGVRTIDSLLEEIRFGLETNAPWMHQRRLAAARLLGEMYKAKVVNTTTIFSQLYLLISFGHSAAFRDSASDPLDPAGDTIRVRLVCQLLETCGKAFGASGPPKKTLDRFLAFFQRYALAKDLSLEVAHDVRETLLAFRPKLEPHADYQSASAECARWEEEEARKAKAVKGAAGAAAGARHEDVSLEGIAEEDEDDDDETDGEDDESSESESEADELADDDEEEEDDEEEEEEEEEEHGDVGGDPSAVEPEQEDRARRERPRVSREDELDFDREMSRFLGAGVKASSAAAAAADKPATNPLNVREPGPPGPPPPSGGTVAFRMLTKRGAPKELAVPADAGFVAAAAEKRAAEERERAEMKRLVLAAAEAEDSGVGSIIPRFNNMKVAVKTGGGGGGGGGGGGRGGRGGRGGDGLTVGLQQLLGKTAPARKARD
- a CDS encoding predicted protein; this encodes MTQSDCQTGRGFERGCWIAQPGTHTRTRASRTRPENRNRPTNEMVAMLSTSAFVGQRVVAAKTAAKPRKVACKVVSAHAEPRQIALAGVAAAAVVLDATASLAAPSASMDASALYKKVEPERTAKSRFDGTEVAKLKANGGKTAPAPKAAASASKPATASKPAPASKSAPAKKKSSKKTDSQASSGGALAAVVALGGLFAANATRGGDSSSSSSSGSSGSSSGGKSDAAANAAEAQKWIDSWKGSSPAPAAGAGADTPEGRAAEAQAWIDAWKAKQ
- a CDS encoding seryl-tRNA synthetase (This model contains Seryl-tRNA synthetase N-terminal, tRNA synthetase class II core, and Aminoacyl-transfer RNA synthetases class-II domains): MSLHMSALLPAASRAAVVGARVLAARPSAANSATLRAAAVRRDGAHRARLFCASAAVKEPEVAAKAGTDAPTPTLAWKAAIDFKRIKENPDAIQANADKRAAPCDVAKVVSTYERYQALNRECDEIREKRNANAKSMKGKMEADVRAALVEEGKALKDQLAAIEGDLNALEVELQIEGQKIPNDTHPDVPIGGEEMAVLRREVGAKRDFSFEVANHVDIGERLGMFDFGTGSKVCGSRFVYLTGAGAMLELALINWAMQKVVSKGFKPMVVPDLVRQSTMEKCGFQPRAENTQVYNIESSELCLAGTAEILLGGVYMDEVVDEKQLPIKMAAFSHCFRTEAGAAGASTRGMYRLHQFSKVEMFVVSTPEQSDELHDELIGIEEEMYRELGFHFKVLDMSSEDLGAPAYRKFDIEAWMPALERYGEISSASNCTDYQARRLNIKYRPNAVDGKKQPLAHCHTLNATACAVPRMIITILENFQNEDGSVNVPEPLQPFMGGLKVLTPEVVAEAK